One window from the genome of Diospyros lotus cultivar Yz01 chromosome 11, ASM1463336v1, whole genome shotgun sequence encodes:
- the LOC127813185 gene encoding SPX domain-containing membrane protein At4g22990-like isoform X2 yields MVAFGKKLKERQIQEWQGYYINYKLMKKKVNHYARQIEIGALDRRQVLKDFSRMLDSQIEKIVLFLLEQQGLLASRIAKLGEQQDFLQQHPDISKISELRETYRAVGRDLLKLLFFVEINAIGLRKILKKFDKRFGYRFTNYYVKTRANHPYSQLQQVFKHVGLGAVVGSLSRNLADLEDRQGSYLSIYDQPALPLQDPVIDSIKAAVDRLTHSTNFLHFLAQHALIMQEELPSPAEEHVDDERYHFMSLLLNLANTFLYMVNTYIIVPTADDYSMSLGAAATVCGIVIGAMAVAQIFSSVYFSAWSNKSYFKPLVFSSIVLLVGNALYALAYDLNSIAVLLIGRLFCGFGSARAVNRRYISDCVPLKLRMQASAGFVSASALGMACGPAIAGLLQTNFKISKITFNQNTLPGWIMAIAWLIYLIWLWISFKEPPHQIKENTIHKGLADEKQNDAVEKGLGKPLLLDSEGNQQDEDGDQELDGSEEASEESRRPATSMASAYRLLTPSVKVQLLIYFMLKYAMEILLSESSVVTTFYFNWSMSTVAIFLACLGLTVLPVNIVVGSYISNMFEDRQILLASEIMVCVGILLSFNIMIPYSVPQYVCSGLIMFVSAEVLEDTICCSDRPGHLTYIEGWQRTNFI; encoded by the exons TTACTACATCAactataaattaatgaaaaagaaagtgaaTCATTATGCTCGCCAAATTGAAATTGGGGCACTAGACCGCCGACAGGTTCTGAAAGATTTCTCAAGAATGCTAGATAGCCAG ATCGAAAAGATTGTCCTTTTTCTGTTGGAACAACAAGGGCTACTTGCAAGCAGGATAGCCAAGCTTGGAGAACAGCAGGATTTTCTTCAACAGCACCCAGATATATCAAAAATATCTGAATTGCGAGAAACTTACAGAGCAGTGGGGCGAGATCTTTTGAAGCTTCTGTTTTTTGTTGAGATCAATGCCATTGGACTGCGTAAGATACTGAAGAAATTCGATAAGCGATTTGGCTATAGATTTACTAATTACTATGTCAAGACTCGTGCTAATCATCCTTATTCACAGCTGCAGCAAGTTTTCAAGCATGTG GGGCTGGGGGCAGTTGTTGGATCTCTGTCTCGCAATCTTGCAGATCTTGAGGATCGTCAGGGAAGCTACTTGTCTATTTATGACCAACCTGCTCTTCCGTTACAG GACCCTGTCATTGATTCAATAAAAGCAGCTGTCGACAGATTAACACACTCAACAAATTTCCTCCACTTTTTGGCACAACATGCACTTATAATGCAAGAAGAGTTACCTAGTCCAGCTGAGGAACATGTTGATGATGAGAGATACCATTTTATGTCGCTTTTATTGAACCTAGCAAACACCTTTCTCTATATGGTTAACACATACATTATTGTTCCAACAGCAGATGATTATTCTATGAGCCTGGGTGCTGCAGCAACTGTTTGTGGGATCGTGATTGGTGCAATGGCTGTTGCACAGATTTTTTCTTCTGTATATTTCAGTGCATGGTCAAATAAATCATACTTCAAACCTTTAGTTTTTAGTAGTATAGTTCTGCTCGTGGGAAATGCCTTGTATGCATTAGCATATGATCTTAATTCCATTGCGGTTCTTCTTATTGGTCGCCTTTTCTGTGG TTTTGGTTCTGCCAGAGCTGTTAACCGGCGTTATATCAGTGATTGCGTACCACTCAAACTCCGCATGCAGGCTTCAGCAGGTTTTGTTAGTGCTAGTGCTCTTGGAATGGCTTGTGGTCCTGCAATTGCTGGCTTGCTTCAaactaatttcaagatttcCAAGATCACGTTTAACCAAAATACTTTGCCTGGTTGGATCATGGCTATAGCATggcttatttatttaatatggtTGTGGATATCATTTAAGGAGCCCCCGCACCAGATTAAAGAGAATACCATACATAAAGGACTTGCCG ATGAAAAACAGAATGATGCAGTGGAAAAGGGTCTTGGGAAACCATTGCTCTTAGATTCAGAAGGAAACCAACAAGATGAAGATGGTGACCAAGAATTGGATGGAAGTGAAGAAGCTTCTGAGGAGTCTCGTCGACCAGCAACTTCTATGGCATCAGCGTATAGATTACTAACACCATCTGTAAag GTGCAATTGCTGATTTACTTCATGCTTAAATATGCAATGGAGATTTTGCTATCAGAATCTAGTGTCGTAACCACATTCTACTTCAACTGGTCCATGAGTACAGTAGCAATTTTTCTTGCATGTCTTGGCCTAACAGTTCTCCCTGTGAACATTGTTGTTGGAAGCTACATCAGCAACATGTTTGAAGACAG GCAAATTTTATTAGCATCTGAAATTATGGTTTGCGTGGGCATACTTCTAAGCTTCAACATAATGATTCCATATTCTGTGCCACAATATGTCTGCTCTGGACTCATAATGTTTGTTTCAGCTGAAGTACTGGAGG